The following proteins are encoded in a genomic region of Triticum dicoccoides isolate Atlit2015 ecotype Zavitan chromosome 1B, WEW_v2.0, whole genome shotgun sequence:
- the LOC119298661 gene encoding uncharacterized protein LOC119298661 yields the protein MQLRQGQTSQDHGTGLDSMPEQFLSPNPYAYTGYDAYTQGEGSQPYLSTRGIPMPEETRVPDLNQHHVQWPDSIGEGYAQDTPDVNWGDENTQRGVNTCLRGASRDHGVNTGLRGASHDLGNTVTSLVTEFFRGDVIGPSFIPPESQPYAYNYASGSQQGFATPPPTQDSQTHEAELEYGRGLRVPRPPNRLSPSGRKERPGGRR from the exons ATGCAGCTTCGTCAGGGGCAGACATCTCAGGACCATGGCACGGGCTTGGATTCGATGCCCGAGCAATTTCTTTCCCCTAACCCATATGCGTACACAGGATATGATgcatacacccaaggtgagggaTCTCAGCCGTATCTCTCCACGCGAGGGATCCCCATGCCCGAGGAGACTCGTGTACCAGATTTAAACCAGCACCACGTACAATGGCCAGACAGTATAGGAGAGGGATATGCTCAG GACACACCTGATGTTAATTGGGGCGATGAGAACACCCAACGCGGCGTCAACACATGCCTCCGGGGAGCATCACGTGATCATGGCGTCAACACAGGCCTCCGgggagcatcacatgatcttggCAACACGGTTACGTCATTAGTTACAGAGTTCTTCAGAGGGGACGTTATTGGCCCATCTTTTATCCCCCCGGAGTCACAACCATACGCCTACAATTACGCTTCAGGTTCGCAACAAGGATTCGCGACTCCACCACCTACGCAGGACTCGCAGACACATGAAGCCGAATTGGAGTACGGCCGCGGTCTTCGTGTGCCCCGGCCACCTAATCGCTTGTCGCCTTCCGGTCGTAAGGAAAGGCCAGGTGGTCGTCGTTAA
- the LOC119349905 gene encoding myb-related protein P-like, which produces MGKAPCCEKVGLKRGKWTAKEDDTLAKYIAGHGEGSWRSLPKNAGLLRCGKSCRLRWVNYLRDGVRRGNFSKEEDDLIVKLHATLGNSRSDSTQACCFQCVFSCRTLESAVGAACDETPRCWNPMPR; this is translated from the exons ATGGGGAAGGCGCCTTGCTGCGAGAAGGTGGGGCTGAAGCGAGGAAAGTGGACGGCGAAGGAGGATGACACTCTCGCAAAATACATAGCTGGGCACGGCGAGGGTTCATGGAGGTCTCTGCCCAAAAATGCGG GGCTACTAAGGTGTGGCAAGAGCTGCAGGCTACGGTGGGTCAACTACCTGAGGGACGGGGTGAGGAGGGGCAACTTCTCTAAGGAGGAAGACGATCTCATCGTCAAGCTCCATGCTACATTAGGCAACAG CCGAAGCGACAGCACTCAGGCATGCTGTTTTCAATGCGTGTTTTCCTGCCGCACACTCGAGAGCGCTGTTGGTGCTGCGTGTGATGAGACACCGCGATGCTGGAATCCGATGCCACGGTAG